Proteins encoded together in one Telopea speciosissima isolate NSW1024214 ecotype Mountain lineage chromosome 6, Tspe_v1, whole genome shotgun sequence window:
- the LOC122665619 gene encoding probable polyamine oxidase 5: MESNGGCSSSRRPVKLCFDDGSEMVADHAIVTVSLGVLKAGILGKSGMFSPPLPSFKTEAISRLGFGVVNKLFLQLDRESENLETFPFLQMVFHWSDSEARNQKIPWWMCKTASLFPIYKNSNVVLSWFAGEEALELESLKDDEILNGVSSIVSSFLSDSKPQNSNGCVNSVECNHSHGKKIKFTRVLRSKWGNNPLFMGSYSYVAVGSSGHDFDLMAEPLPQSSNRDFVEGASPPPLQILFAGEATYRTHYSTTHGANFSGLREANRLLQHYLLHH, from the coding sequence ATGGAGAGTAATGGGggttgcagcagcagcaggaggCCTGTGAAGCTCTGTTTCGATGATGGTTCAGAAATGGTGGCGGATCATGCCATTGTGACAGTGTCTTTGGGGGTTCTCAAAGCTGGGATTCTGGGAAAATCAGGTATGTTCAGTCCTCCGCTTCCCTCCTTCAAGACTGAAGCGATTTCCAGGCTTGGTTTTGGCGTTGTTAACAAGTTGTTTCTGCAATTGGATCGAGAAAGTGAGAATCTTGAAACGTTTCCCTTCCTGCAAATGGTGTTTCACTGGTCTGATTCGGAAGCCAGAAATCAGAAGATTCCCTGGTGGATGTGTAAAACAGCTTCACTCTTTCCAATCTACAAGAACTCTAATGTAGTCCTCTCTTGGTTTGCTGGGGAAGAAGCTCTAGAGCTCGAGTCTCTCAAAGATGATGAAATTCTAAATGGAGTCTCCAGTATAGTCTCTAGTTTCTTGTCAGATTCTAAGCCCCAAAACAGCAATGGATGTGTGAATTCTGTGGAGTGCAATCATAGTCATGGAAAGAAGATAAAGTTCACTAGGGTTCTAAGGAGCaaatggggaaacaatcctTTGTTCATGGGTTCTTACAGTTATGTAGCAGTGGGGTCGAGCGGCCATGATTTTGATTTAATGGCAGAGCCATTGCCACAAAGTAGCAACAGAGACTTTGTTGAAGGagcttctcctcctcctcttcaaaTTCTATTTGCAGGGGAAGCTACATACAGAACACACTATTCTACCACCCATGGAGCTAATTTCAGTGGTCTAAGGGAAGCTAATAGACTCCTACAACATTATCTCTTGCACCATTAA